The genomic window CCTCGATTTTGAGGTAAAAAGGGCGATCGCGATTACTCTCTTGTTTCCACAGTGCCGCTAGAGCAATTACTAGAGCGGCTATGGTGCAAATTAGAATGCTTGCTTGATTCACTTCTGACCCCCTAGCAACTTGTCCGCCGCATCCAGTACTGTCTGCTGCTGTTGAGGGGTGAGTTTGCTATCGCCATTACAGGGAATTACTTCCATCTGTGTCCCCGCCCGGTAGAGAGCGTTATTCTTCAAATTCTCGTCATCTGTTGATCTGGCTTGGTCAACGTAACGTTTAACGTAGGATTTGTTGATGTCTTCTGTCATAATCTTGGATGTGTGGTTTTCATTGTTGTGACCGCATGACGCCGGCGATCGCGTTTCTTGGGTAGATGGGCGATCGCCTTTAAAAATCGGCGGTATCTGTTTTTTGGATCTTGGACACCGCCTCTTTAATTCGTTGCGTAACCTCTTCAAAGCCTGCGTCAACACTTTCTTTGTCTTCGGGGTCAATCACAATCATCTTGATTCCCTGCGATTCCCAGTAAGCGGGATCTGAATAATCTGGCTCGTTAATCATCTAAATCTCCTTAATAATCGGCTTTGCTTGCAGTGGTTGAATTGAAAAGGGTTACTAGCCATATCTGCCAACTTTTTCGCTTCTGTGGACTGACTTCAATGGGTTCACGGGTGTCGAGACAAAGCCCGCGTCCGTCGTTGAGTTTTACACAAAGGCTTTTCCCGCTCTTTGTTCGGGAAAACAGTTGGCCGGGCTTTAAAGACTCAAAGGCTACTTGAGTTCTTCCAACTACGTATTCAGCTTGATGAACATCAAAACCCTCGGAAAGTGGATCTGTTGCCATTTCTTTCCACTCTCTCGGTCTTCTGGCTTTAGGTTCAGCTTGGGTGGCTGATTTGCCGTTAGTAGTGGCTCGATCTGTGGTCTGTTGGTCGGTCATAGTGCCTCATAAATCGGTGATGTCTACCTCGTAAGTCGGTGATAAGTCGGTGATGTCTACCTCGTAAGTCGGTGATAAGTCGGTGATGTCTACCTCGTAAGTCGGTGATAAGTCGGTGATGTCTACCTCGTAAGTCGGTGATGTCTACCTCGTAAGTCGCTCTAACAAGCCCTAAAGCGATAGCTTTTTATTCGCCTAAGCCTTGTGTAGTCTGGATTTTGGCGGTTTTTGTGGACAGCGTTGCGGCGGTGACTTCCTCTAACAAGTCGGTTAATCAACCTGCTTTATTGGTCGCACTTGGATTTTGATCAGTTCTTGAATCTCTGGGGTGTAGTTTTGCTGAATATATGCTTGGGTCTGTTGTAAATCCTGTGGGTCGGGTTCAGGACTACCATCTTGCACTGGGTTTACCCACCAATCGTTAAGCCATTCTGTATCGTCTTTTGAAACATTAAATCTAGACATTGCTAAAATCTCCTTAATTGATATGAGAACTGAAGGCGATCGCACTTCGTGTAGTGATCGCCTTTTTATTGCGAGATGGTTTGTCATTCATTGGGTGAACAGCTTAGGTGACACGACGTTACGCATTCGGGGAACTTGCTGACGTGATCATTGGTGATAGATAAAATTTCAGCAAGTTCATCTGGTGCAAGCCCATTCAAAGCTTCTTCAAAGTCTTGATCATGTTTGTCCTCTATTAAATTCCTGACGTATTGTGCTTGTTCTCCCTCAAACCGAAGCTCTCTGCCGTTTTCTAGGGAGATGCAAACGGTGTTGCCGTTCCACCTGCCCTCAACTTCTAAGTCAAGGTGATATGTGGAATCAATTAGCTGTTTGAGTTCGGTTTTCCAGGATGTTTTTACTGCGGTGTAAGTCATAGTTTTTTAGTCAGTTGTTGGTTGTCAATTTTCTGCTAACCCTGCGATCGCTACGACTTACGGGTGAATGCAGCTATTGTTTCTATACATTCAGCATGGATGGAAGCTAAGTACTGCTAAGAGTGCGATCACGCTTCGCGTAGTGGTCGCTTTTTTATTTGCACTCTCCCTTGTTGCGGAACAACTCATCTAATTCGGCTAACTCACGTTCTCGTTCCGGTGTAATCTCTGGCAGGGGACGCGCCATTATTTCAGTCAGTGTCTTTGCTCGTGGGTCTTGGGTGGGCGGCTTGGACATCAACTCATCTAATTCGGCTAACTCGCGTTCTCGTTCCGGTGTGATCTCTGGCAGTGGTCGCGCCATTATTTCAGTCAGTGTCTTGTTGCGTTTTTCGGTCATTACAGGCTCCCTCTAGATAGTTTTTTGGTTCAGTTAACTGTTAACCCCGCGATCGCTACGACTTACGGGTGAATGCAGTTGTGTTAGTTATCGGTTGTCGGTTGTTCGACAGGAGGGCAACTGTTGAGTGACGTAGCACTGAAATAATTCCAGATTGTCTCTGCATCTTCCCCTTCAACCTCTAGTGGCACTCGATCTGCTGTTTGATAAACTTCAACCTCGCCGTTATCCAGTTTTTTAACTAAATTGACTGTTTCAACGTTTAAAACATACCTATCTTCGATTTGAATGAACTTGTGCATACTGCTCACTGACCATTAGTTAATACATTCAGCATGGATGGAAGCTAAGTACTGCTAACCCTGCGATCGCTACGACTTACGGGTGAATGCAGTTGTCAGTTGTCGATTGTCAGTTTCCCCTAGCAGGTCTTTGGTGTTCGCTTGTGGCTGGCAGGCTGCTATCTCTGCCTGGTTTGGGGTGAGGTTGTCATTTGTCAAGAATTTTTTCATGACAATAGTTCAGGGCAAAAGCCCTGATTAGCTTGGTGTCGGACTACCGTTAACTTTCTTCCTTTTATTTAGGCAGTGGCTTCAGCAGGAGCAGCTAAACTCTGAGGCAATGCGTCAAACGATACGCCAACGAGCTGGCAAAAAGTTTGCCATTGTTTTTTAGTCATTGAAGGTTCCATCCCCTCGTTCTCCCATCGTCTGAGAGTGGAGACAGCGATGCCAAGGTAGACAGCAAGCTGTTCCTGTGACAAACCTGCATTTTCTCTAAGCGCTTTTAACACTGATTTGGGTGGCAGATGTTGCCTTTTATGGTCTACAGTCATAATATTATAGCAAGAGCTTAAATCAAGCGGTTTTAAAAACCTATTGATAAAAGCGCAACTCCCTAAACAACATGAGCGGTGATGTTGACCGCTCATTCTCTAGAATCTCACAACAAATTAGAGACTGCGATGCCTACTGTTCAACAACCTGCTATCGCAGTGAGAGTTGACGTATATTAACCGCGCCAATTAGTAAAACGAGTAAAAGCTGTTATGACCGGACAAATAAGTAAAACTCAACAAAAATACGGGTATCCTCTGATGCTTATGCCAGAGATACCCGTAGATGGTGGAATGAGTTGCTCTATCAACTCAATTCACTATGGACAGTTTAATCAATATTCTCTACCTAATCCGCAACTTGTTTGTCGGCATTGTGCGTCTGATGTATCTGCTAGAACAGTTGCGGCTAACACTCCAGAAGCTCTTTCCCCACAGCCAAACACAAGCAAGTTATCAATCAACTCCACCTCGACCCAAGTCTGGACAGAAGCGGTCAAGCTCCTACCTCAACGATCCGAAAAACAGAAAATTGCAACAAGACCTGATTACTATGCTACGTGGCGATATTGCTACAGCCAAGCGCCTACTTCGGTACGAGAGACAGAGGCATCCAGGAAACTCAGACAACTGGTATCTAGAGAAAGTCATAGGAGACTTGGAACGCGATCGGCGTTAGCTAACTCCAGTAATGAAGTTTTGCGGCGGCTAACCAATTCAAGGAAGCCGCCATTTTCATGGATATGTCGCCTACTGCTATCAGCAGGCGATGCATCTGTGACTGTTAGACATCGAGGTGCGATCGGAGATCAGCTAATGGCGATACTGGCTCATCGGTAGTTACAGGCTTTTGTTGAGGTACTTTCGGCTCCTTAGGGATAAACTCTAGGCGAAATCGAAC from Nostoc sp. UHCC 0926 includes these protein-coding regions:
- a CDS encoding helix-turn-helix domain-containing protein, whose translation is MTVDHKRQHLPPKSVLKALRENAGLSQEQLAVYLGIAVSTLRRWENEGMEPSMTKKQWQTFCQLVGVSFDALPQSLAAPAEATA